The window ATTCATTCCCAGCAATTCGCCACGATTGATCATAATCATCAACATACGTACCATTTGGTGAAAATGTTAATCCCTCATTACTTAGTGGGCTTACAACGTAGTTTGTATGTTCATCTTTCCATGCGATAAAGCCAATACGCTCGTCCTCTTTCAAAGTGTTCACAATTTCAGATAATTCAACGTGTGGATCGTTTACGTAAATGTATGCCATTCGCTCATTAATCGCAATAGCAAGTTGGGCATTCTTTTTTTTTCTTTTCCAAAACGTATAACTCTTCAATGAATTATTTAAATCAATTAAAGAAGTTTCTTTATCTTTATTTATGATTGATTGGCCGCTATCCCCTAGTACAATCAGTGTTATCTTTTGAATTGCTTCTTCCCAAGATGAAAAGTTATTTAATATGTCTTGAAGCGACTGATCTGCTTTTTCAATACCCTTTAAATCTTCCGGACCATGTATGTGTACGGAAGCATCCGAATCTGGTAAATAGCCCAGTGTAAAGGAGGGTAACTTATTTTGTTCGATTAAGTATTTTAACTCATTTCGAGTGAATTTATTATTGACCCCCATACGGTTCCATATAAATCTATAACGATTATTCTCTGGATTATATTTAGATAACGTACCAAGCGAAAACAGTGTTGGTCCATTTATTTCAATTTCTTTTGGCAAAAGATTGGCCATTGAAACAAGTTTTGGGACTTTTAGTTGATGTTCAAAACTTCCACGGTATAAAAGACCATTAATCGAAGCAGATGAAAGTTGAAGATGCGCTAGCTCTTCATGGATAGTTTGAACCTCTTTACTTAAATGGTTTTTATTGAGATGAACAACACTGTCCAGTGCAACATTTCTCACCCCATTATTCCATATTTCACTGATCCCACTTCCATAACTAATCATTCGATATTCATCTTCTTTAAACCAAATCAATCCTGGAACTTTATGTTGATCTGGATACGTACCGGTTAGTAACGTACTATCAATGGTGACAGACATCGTCGGGTAAGAGCTAATCATTTCCTCATTAAGATGTCCATTGTTAATCAAAAATGCAAAGGCTGGTGCTTTTCCTTCTTTTACTGCTTTTTGTAATGGTTCACTCATTAATGAATCTACAATTATTAGTATAATGGGTTTCTTTGTTGAGTTTATTGTGATCTCTTCCACCTCATTTATTGGAGATATAGAAATTGCTAGTACAAGACCAATACAGATGACAATAAAGATAATAAGCATGATTATTATTTTTCGTTTCATGACCTCACCTTCAAATCAATTATTTACGTTAGTATGAGTTGAATATCATTAATTCATGTAGTTGAGGTTACGTTTTATGAAGGCTTTGTTTCGATCGTCACATGAAGACGGACGTATTAAATAAATTCCAGCAGCTAAAATAAAACAATTAAAACTAAAAAAACTTAACCTAAAATTTTTAACTGAAAAAGAAATTGAACACGCGGCTTGCATTACTCCAATTAAAAAACGTTGTTTGAATTTAGGTTTCCATCAGGCTGTAGAGAAAAATAAAATTAATCGTTCTGAACGCGCTGCCATTTTCCCAGGTAAAAAGGATAAGGAATACCCATCTCCTAAACAAAAAAAAATCAATTTCCCCCATGAAGAAATCGACCTTTAAATTAACTATACTAATTCCAACCAAGCCACAGTTTCGCAATTTATCAAGTGTATGTGGCATCACATGGGTGATAGTGGGATTAAGTAATTGGCTAGAGCTAGCATAAAAGAAAGTCACAATTTGCGGGGCCACCTAATCCTCTACACACTAAATGGTGATATATGTATTCGCTGCTAGTTAGACAATTTAGAGACTTTTTTATTATACGTTTTGAGACTGTATTGTTATTTCAGTAAAACGTAACATAGGACCAAGATGACAATTAAGCCATCTTGGTCTTTGTCTTTACGGCTTGTGTTTTAAACGCACTTTCTAGTTGACTTTTATAATCAAGCACCTAAACGTCTTATTTCTATACAAACTAGGAATCTTCCTTATTCAACTAAACGCAAAAAACAAGCACTTTAGTCATAAAAAACTGCACCCCCATAGATGAATCTAACAATTGGGGTGCAGCTCAAAATATATAGCAACAACTGCTTCTTTTTTCTAAATTAAATAACGAAACCAACAATTGTAGCCGTTAAGATACTAACGAGTGTGGCTCCATACAACAACTTTAAGCCAAAACGAGCAACTATATTCCCTTGCTTTTCATTCAAACCTTTTACTGCTCCCGCAATAATTCCGATAGATGAAAAGTTTGCAAAGGATACAAGAAAGACAGAAATAATAGCTAGTGTATGTTCACTCATTGAATTAGCTACTTCTCCAAGGCTTATCATTGCAACAAATTCATTCGTCACTAATTTGGTTGCCATAATTCCTCCGGCAGAAATAGCATCTGCCCATGGTACACCCATTAGGAAAGCTATAGGTGCAAAAATATAACCCAATACACCTTGGAAAGATATACCAACAATCATTTCGAATAGTGAATTGATTAAATCCATTAATGCTACGAAACCGATAAGCATAGCACCAACAATGATGGCTACTTTAAATCCATCCATGATATATTCTCCAAGCATTTGAAAGAAAGATTGCTTATGCTCATCTTCAATCGCTAAGATATCTTCACCTTCTTCTACACTATACGGATTAATGATTGAAACAATTATAAATCCACCAAACAAGTTCAACACAATTGCCGTTACTACATACTTCGGTTCAATCATAGTCATATATGCTCCAACAACTGACATAGAAACGGTCGACATTGCAGATGCGCATAATGTATACATACGCTGTGGAGCAATCTTATCTAATTGTTTTTTCACAGTAATGAATACTTCAGATTGACCTACCATTGCAGAAGCTACAGCATTATATGATTCCAATTTCCCCATACCATTTACTTTGCTTAAAAGTAATCCTATCCACTTCATAAAGAAAGGAAGAATTTTAAAATGCTGCAAGATCCCTATCAATACAGATATAAAGACAATCGGTAATAATACATTTAGAAAGAAGGAATACTCTCCTTTATTCGCTAAACCACCAAAAACAAATGTTATGCCCGTATTTGCGTAAGACAATAAATAATCAAATACATTTGTTATTCCTTTGATTAGAACATAACCAAACTTTGTATTTAGCAGTAATGCTGCCAATAGAAATTGGATGATTAACATCATAATTATATTTTTAAATTTTATTTCTTTTTTGTTTTTACTCATTAACAGAGCTAAACCAAAAACAAGTAGCAATCCACAAAAAGATATTAAGTATCTCATAAGTTCCTCCATAATTATGATAATTTTTTGGCGTTCGACCGCAAGACTACAAAGCCATTCATTCGCTCATTATGTTCCTATATCAATACATGAAGAACAGCA is drawn from Solibacillus sp. R5-41 and contains these coding sequences:
- a CDS encoding alkaline phosphatase family protein, encoding MKRKIIIMLIIFIVICIGLVLAISISPINEVEEITINSTKKPIILIIVDSLMSEPLQKAVKEGKAPAFAFLINNGHLNEEMISSYPTMSVTIDSTLLTGTYPDQHKVPGLIWFKEDEYRMISYGSGISEIWNNGVRNVALDSVVHLNKNHLSKEVQTIHEELAHLQLSSASINGLLYRGSFEHQLKVPKLVSMANLLPKEIEINGPTLFSLGTLSKYNPENNRYRFIWNRMGVNNKFTRNELKYLIEQNKLPSFTLGYLPDSDASVHIHGPEDLKGIEKADQSLQDILNNFSSWEEAIQKITLIVLGDSGQSIINKDKETSLIDLNNSLKSYTFWKRKKKNAQLAIAINERMAYIYVNDPHVELSEIVNTLKEDERIGFIAWKDEHTNYVVSPLSNEGLTFSPNGTYVDDYDQSWRIAGNESVLDLKVTTGGRIQYQNYPDALARLHGALHSHEGRVIIVDANPSYEFIEEHSYDHAGGGAHGSLHKVDSIVPIIITGTNEFPEYNRLVDVKKWLLQLLSGS
- a CDS encoding NupC/NupG family nucleoside CNT transporter, producing the protein MRYLISFCGLLLVFGLALLMSKNKKEIKFKNIIMMLIIQFLLAALLLNTKFGYVLIKGITNVFDYLLSYANTGITFVFGGLANKGEYSFFLNVLLPIVFISVLIGILQHFKILPFFMKWIGLLLSKVNGMGKLESYNAVASAMVGQSEVFITVKKQLDKIAPQRMYTLCASAMSTVSMSVVGAYMTMIEPKYVVTAIVLNLFGGFIIVSIINPYSVEEGEDILAIEDEHKQSFFQMLGEYIMDGFKVAIIVGAMLIGFVALMDLINSLFEMIVGISFQGVLGYIFAPIAFLMGVPWADAISAGGIMATKLVTNEFVAMISLGEVANSMSEHTLAIISVFLVSFANFSSIGIIAGAVKGLNEKQGNIVARFGLKLLYGATLVSILTATIVGFVI